The Phaenicophaeus curvirostris isolate KB17595 unplaced genomic scaffold, BPBGC_Pcur_1.0 scaffold_68, whole genome shotgun sequence genome has a window encoding:
- the LOC138734158 gene encoding cytochrome c1, heme protein, mitochondrial-like, with the protein MWVAKARRWEDLAMGFFRPVNPFLPGSSSHGGEDYVFSLLTGYCDPPAGVSVREGLHYNPYFPGQAIGMAPPIYNEVLEFDDGTPATMSQIAKDICTFLRWAAEPEHDHRKRMGLKMLLLGALLAPLSYYLKRHKWSVMKSRKMIYRPPK; encoded by the exons atgtgggtagctaaggcccggcggtgggaagatctcgcgat ggGCTTTTTCCGCCCCGTTAACCCCTTCCTCCCCGGCTCCTCCAGCCACGGGGGTGAGGACTACGTCTTCTCCTTGCTGACGGGCTACTGCGACCCCCCGGCCGGCGTCTCCGTGCGGGAAGGGCTCCACTACAACCCCTACTTCCCCGGCCAGGCCATCGGCATGGCCCCCCCCATCTACAACGAGGTCCTCGAGTTCGATGACG GGACCCCTGCCACCATGTCTCAGATCGCCAAGgacatctgcaccttcctgcgctgggcggccgagcccgagcacgatcaccgcaagcgaatgggattaaag atgctgcttctcggggctctcctggcccccctctcctattacctgaagcggcacaagtggtcggtgatgaagagccggaagatgatttatcggccccccaagtag